One Chryseobacterium indoltheticum DNA segment encodes these proteins:
- a CDS encoding T9SS type A sorting domain-containing protein has protein sequence MRKYILLFLLLTCNFYFSQAGNIDATFNTADSGNGAGDGANGNISKSLKLSSGKLLLVGNFTSYNDGILGRIVRINTDGSIDATFNSGTGVNAYVYSAAEQPDGKIIIGGSFTSYNGATVNRIIRLNSDGTLDSTFSGVGAGPSGNSLVDNIVILPTGKILIGGSFSAYNNITAVKIARLNADGSLDATFVSSPGVGNSSASINKMEYDAANQKIYVGGSFTSINGTTVNRIARLNSDGTVDTSFIIGSGTSQGFNNTVSEIVLLSTGKLLVGGTFGSYNGNGTLKNICRLNSDGTLDGTFNFNNAANTGVYAIKTIGNKLFVGGNFTSYAGVPVSRLVKLDADGNLDTTYNAGNSGANSSVLNIIDNLDGTIFITGSFNMYNGLVKNYCAHILADGTPDTTYNLGTGADGNVSSIVFQPDNKMIIGGEFTSYNGTVKNKIARLNTDGTLDTSFNMNGAGANGTVSAVALQNNGKIIAGGTFTKYNGNDITNLVRINADGSYSNDLTLGTSFNNSVTAVAVQNDGKIIVGGSFTNYNGTAINRLARLNTDGTIDATFSIGTGANSGSISSIMLLTDGKMIITGLFTSFNGTTGRIFRLNTDGTIDTSFSTGGTGTNLPIYTIAVQQDGKILIGGNFSTFNGIANARVARLNSNGSLDTTFAPGTNIDGSVQTLVVQPDNKVIIAGAFTKYGTTLSNKIMRLNADATLDTTFDVGSGTNNNINKMVLDPNNNVLIGGVFTNYKGNGKNRIARILNVVSSLATAEIRNKTDVDLYPNPFTNDIHIHTTEKLSNVSIYDMSGKIVYVSDKKDLNLSHLSKGTYILKAMSAGNKTITVKKIIKK, from the coding sequence ATGAGAAAATACATACTTTTATTTCTACTGTTAACCTGCAATTTCTACTTTTCGCAGGCTGGTAATATAGATGCAACATTTAATACTGCAGATTCGGGTAATGGTGCTGGTGATGGTGCCAACGGAAATATTTCGAAGTCTTTAAAATTATCTAGCGGTAAACTATTGCTGGTGGGTAATTTCACTTCATACAATGATGGTATTTTAGGAAGAATAGTAAGAATTAATACCGATGGAAGCATTGATGCAACCTTTAACAGTGGAACAGGAGTAAATGCTTATGTTTATTCAGCCGCTGAGCAGCCTGATGGTAAAATAATTATTGGCGGAAGCTTTACCAGCTACAACGGAGCTACAGTTAACAGAATCATAAGACTAAATTCTGACGGAACTTTAGACAGTACATTTTCAGGTGTAGGAGCAGGACCAAGCGGCAATAGTTTAGTTGATAATATTGTGATTTTACCTACCGGAAAAATTTTGATAGGTGGAAGCTTCAGTGCTTATAATAATATTACTGCGGTTAAAATTGCAAGGCTTAATGCTGATGGCTCTTTAGATGCCACATTTGTCTCAAGTCCGGGAGTCGGAAATTCAAGCGCATCAATCAATAAAATGGAGTATGATGCTGCAAATCAGAAGATTTATGTTGGAGGGAGCTTCACTTCAATTAATGGTACTACAGTAAATAGAATTGCAAGATTAAACAGTGACGGCACCGTAGACACTTCTTTTATTATCGGAAGCGGAACATCACAAGGCTTTAACAATACGGTTTCTGAAATTGTACTCTTAAGTACAGGTAAACTTCTCGTTGGTGGAACTTTTGGGTCTTACAATGGCAATGGTACCCTCAAAAATATTTGCAGGCTGAATAGTGATGGTACTTTAGATGGTACTTTCAATTTTAATAATGCTGCAAATACAGGTGTTTATGCTATAAAAACGATAGGAAATAAACTTTTTGTAGGAGGAAACTTTACTTCTTACGCCGGAGTGCCAGTGAGTAGATTGGTAAAGTTAGATGCAGATGGTAATCTTGATACCACCTATAATGCAGGAAATTCAGGTGCAAATTCTTCTGTACTTAATATTATAGACAATTTAGACGGTACGATCTTTATTACAGGTTCATTTAATATGTATAATGGTTTGGTAAAAAACTACTGTGCTCATATTCTCGCAGACGGAACGCCAGACACCACCTATAATTTAGGTACAGGTGCAGATGGCAATGTGAGCTCCATTGTTTTTCAACCCGATAATAAAATGATTATAGGCGGCGAATTTACAAGCTATAACGGAACGGTAAAGAATAAAATCGCAAGACTCAATACCGATGGAACATTAGATACATCATTTAATATGAATGGGGCAGGTGCAAACGGAACTGTTTCTGCCGTAGCTTTACAAAACAACGGTAAAATTATTGCCGGAGGTACTTTTACAAAATATAATGGAAATGATATAACTAATCTGGTAAGAATAAATGCTGATGGATCTTATAGTAACGACCTTACTTTAGGAACAAGTTTCAATAATTCTGTTACTGCAGTTGCCGTACAAAATGACGGAAAGATAATTGTAGGAGGCAGCTTTACCAATTACAACGGAACAGCAATTAACAGACTCGCTAGACTGAATACCGATGGTACAATAGATGCTACTTTTTCAATTGGAACAGGCGCTAATTCCGGTTCTATTTCTTCTATTATGCTTCTTACAGATGGGAAAATGATTATAACAGGATTATTTACCTCTTTCAATGGAACTACAGGCAGGATTTTCAGACTGAATACCGACGGAACGATAGATACATCCTTCAGCACCGGAGGAACGGGAACTAATTTACCGATATATACAATAGCAGTTCAGCAGGATGGAAAAATATTGATTGGAGGAAACTTCTCAACATTTAACGGGATTGCCAATGCAAGAGTTGCAAGGTTAAATTCTAACGGAAGTCTGGACACTACATTCGCTCCGGGAACAAATATTGACGGTTCTGTGCAAACCCTTGTTGTACAACCAGACAATAAAGTGATTATAGCAGGCGCCTTTACCAAATACGGGACTACATTGTCTAATAAAATCATGAGGCTGAATGCAGATGCTACGCTGGATACAACATTTGATGTTGGTAGCGGTACAAATAACAATATCAATAAAATGGTTTTAGACCCAAATAATAATGTATTAATAGGAGGGGTGTTTACCAATTACAAAGGCAACGGAAAAAATAGAATTGCAAGAATTTTAAATGTTGTAAGCTCTTTGGCTACTGCTGAAATTAGAAATAAAACTGATGTAGATTTGTATCCAAATCCGTTTACTAATGACATTCATATCCATACTACTGAAAAACTAAGCAATGTATCTATATATGATATGTCCGGTAAAATAGTGTACGTGTCAGATAAGAAAGATTTAAATTTATCTCATCTCTCAAAAGGTACTTATATATTAAAAGCTATGTCAGCTGGAAATAAAACAATTACTGTAAAAAAGATTATTAAAAAATAA
- a CDS encoding T9SS type A sorting domain-containing protein, which translates to MKKSLFFLALLAAVASKAQWTNNYAVNTIASDASVLASNSQTTSDGKTYLSYWVSKPAPEYFKLYVQLLDENGNKLFGPTGMEVHAGGDFPLNMSSYTSIYNTAIDSNNNFYIAFMETGGSQRGFVHKISPAGTELWGSDGLPLGNAAYFPKVFTDKNSSNVYVSSFQNGLGVLGKYDASKTLLWPATQTIPAPVSYNVTSLGEGAVLSDGSFLALFHAKTAITTSNSNFFAQKYNSTTGAPMLAAPTKISDRTTFSNTNYTCVQDNDILYLGYSGANSSRTDSFLQKIAADGTIPWGINGVDFATTNQYFEFNTSIAMNSGSNYIWALSRLTSSGQGSIGSFVQKFDKNTGARLLSDSAQEIYPVTPTSKQPTSTLKMLGEKPVFATIDSNYNGANATTISLTILNENTPSTFIIPGGSVGVGTSAFAKGNIYLNKGLNNQFIVTWTENRTGITSPYAQNYDFSSFLSTNDLVKNDKNDLSVYPNPVRSVLHIQSKEDISSLTIYNTAGQLINASKETRQLDFSSFEKGVYWVRILDKKGNESTKKVIKN; encoded by the coding sequence ATGAAAAAATCTCTCTTTTTTTTAGCGCTTTTAGCAGCAGTTGCAAGTAAAGCACAGTGGACAAACAATTATGCAGTAAATACAATTGCTTCGGATGCATCGGTATTGGCTTCAAATTCACAAACGACTTCGGACGGTAAAACTTATTTGTCATATTGGGTTTCAAAACCTGCTCCCGAGTATTTTAAATTGTATGTGCAGTTATTGGATGAAAATGGAAATAAACTATTTGGACCTACTGGAATGGAAGTTCATGCCGGTGGAGATTTCCCACTCAATATGTCATCCTATACTTCAATATATAATACGGCGATCGATAGCAATAATAATTTTTATATTGCTTTTATGGAAACGGGTGGAAGCCAAAGAGGATTTGTACACAAAATTTCACCTGCAGGTACAGAATTGTGGGGTTCGGATGGATTACCGTTAGGAAATGCAGCGTATTTTCCTAAAGTTTTTACGGATAAGAATTCATCTAACGTATATGTAAGTTCGTTTCAGAACGGATTGGGAGTTTTGGGTAAATATGACGCAAGTAAAACTTTATTGTGGCCTGCCACTCAAACTATTCCAGCTCCGGTAAGCTACAACGTAACCAGCCTTGGTGAAGGTGCAGTGCTTTCTGACGGTAGTTTTTTGGCACTCTTTCATGCAAAAACAGCAATAACAACTTCCAATTCTAATTTTTTTGCACAAAAATATAACAGTACTACCGGAGCCCCGATGCTAGCAGCTCCAACAAAGATTTCTGACAGAACTACCTTTTCTAATACCAATTATACTTGTGTGCAGGATAATGATATATTATATTTAGGATATTCCGGGGCAAACAGTTCAAGAACAGATTCTTTTCTGCAAAAAATTGCTGCTGACGGAACTATCCCATGGGGAATTAACGGGGTCGATTTTGCGACTACAAACCAATATTTTGAGTTTAATACCTCTATTGCGATGAATTCCGGTTCTAATTATATTTGGGCTTTATCTCGACTCACGTCAAGTGGACAAGGCTCCATTGGTTCATTTGTTCAGAAATTCGATAAAAATACAGGTGCCAGACTTTTATCTGATAGTGCGCAGGAAATTTATCCGGTAACACCAACTTCAAAGCAACCGACGAGTACTTTGAAAATGCTTGGAGAAAAACCTGTTTTTGCCACAATTGACAGTAATTATAATGGCGCTAATGCTACAACTATTTCTTTAACCATCTTAAACGAAAATACACCTTCTACATTTATTATTCCCGGAGGTAGTGTAGGGGTCGGAACATCAGCTTTTGCAAAAGGAAATATTTATCTTAACAAAGGCTTAAACAATCAGTTTATTGTGACTTGGACTGAGAACAGAACGGGGATTACCAGTCCGTATGCACAGAATTATGACTTCTCATCTTTCCTTTCTACAAACGATTTGGTAAAAAATGATAAAAATGATTTGTCTGTTTACCCTAATCCTGTACGATCTGTTTTACACATTCAATCTAAAGAAGATATTTCATCGTTAACTATATATAATACAGCAGGACAGTTGATCAATGCTTCTAAGGAAACACGTCAGCTTGATTTTTCTTCATTCGAAAAAGGAGTTTATTGGGTTCGTATTTTGGACAAAAAAGGAAACGAATCGACAAAAAAAGTAATTAAAAACTAA
- a CDS encoding YciE/YciF ferroxidase family protein, which yields MPTKSSTTSDTEATAAKSNASENNTATENKSEKDSTMKAGNATVVKSEMKNAPLHKFFVDALKDIYYAEEAIVGALEKMQEAATTEELKDAFEDHQLQTKKHISRLEKVFRSIDETPEKKKCDAIEGIIKEGEEVIKSTKEGTMTRDAALIIAAQKVEHYEIATYGGLVQLAITMGHDKAADLLDKTLQEEEDTDYNLTEIAETYINFEAEQED from the coding sequence ATGCCAACCAAATCAAGTACAACATCGGATACTGAAGCAACTGCAGCAAAAAGTAACGCTTCAGAAAATAATACAGCAACAGAAAATAAATCTGAAAAAGATTCTACAATGAAAGCAGGCAATGCTACTGTTGTAAAAAGTGAGATGAAAAATGCACCACTGCATAAATTTTTTGTAGATGCATTAAAAGATATTTATTATGCTGAAGAAGCTATCGTAGGAGCTTTAGAAAAAATGCAGGAAGCTGCAACAACTGAAGAACTGAAAGATGCTTTTGAAGATCATCAGCTTCAAACTAAAAAACACATCAGCAGACTCGAAAAAGTTTTTAGATCTATCGATGAAACACCCGAAAAGAAAAAATGTGATGCCATCGAAGGAATCATTAAAGAAGGTGAAGAAGTTATAAAATCTACCAAGGAAGGTACAATGACGCGTGATGCTGCATTGATTATTGCTGCACAAAAAGTGGAGCATTACGAGATTGCAACCTATGGGGGTCTTGTTCAATTAGCGATTACAATGGGACACGATAAAGCGGCAGATCTTTTAGACAAAACCCTTCAGGAAGAAGAAGATACAGATTATAATCTTACCGAAATTGCCGAAACGTACATCAATTTTGAAGCAGAACAGGAAGATTAA
- a CDS encoding KGG domain-containing protein — MNNRNSNNRNSGNSSSQNSSLLEEIYQLGYDHGFTDATEDEEYDDDFSEYEDYYDEEYDDDDYDDEEYEEYDDEDDSDDDYEDDEDYDDDYDDDDNRGRGRSGSGRSGNGNQNRDSQGRFSSGGGSSRGSNSGSGRGRSNSGNSGRSSGNSGNSGGRSGNSGRGSNSGSGRQGFASMSKEERTRIARMGGEASHGGRGGSGSGSGRGRSSNSNSGSSSRGGNSGSGSGRGRSNSSNSGSGSRGGNSNSGRGSNSGNSGSSSRGGNSGNSGRGGSSGSGRQGFASMSKEERTRIARMGGQASHGGGRGSNSGSGRSGFGGRRNS; from the coding sequence ATGAACAACAGAAATTCAAACAACAGAAATTCGGGAAACAGCTCGTCTCAGAACAGTTCTTTACTTGAAGAGATTTATCAATTAGGGTATGACCACGGTTTTACCGATGCTACAGAAGATGAGGAATACGATGATGATTTTTCAGAGTATGAAGATTATTACGATGAAGAATATGATGATGACGATTACGACGATGAAGAATATGAAGAATATGATGATGAGGATGACAGCGATGATGATTATGAAGATGACGAAGATTACGATGATGATTACGACGATGATGATAACAGAGGTCGTGGAAGATCTGGATCTGGTCGCTCAGGAAATGGAAATCAAAACAGAGACAGCCAAGGCAGATTCAGCTCAGGTGGAGGAAGTTCTCGTGGTTCAAACTCTGGTTCAGGTCGTGGAAGATCAAATAGCGGTAACTCAGGACGTAGTTCAGGAAATTCAGGCAACTCTGGTGGAAGATCCGGTAATTCTGGAAGAGGATCAAATTCTGGTTCAGGAAGGCAAGGTTTTGCTTCAATGAGTAAAGAAGAACGAACAAGAATTGCAAGAATGGGAGGTGAAGCTTCTCACGGTGGGAGAGGAGGATCTGGTTCTGGTTCAGGAAGAGGAAGATCAAGCAACAGTAATTCCGGAAGCAGTTCTAGAGGAGGAAATTCAGGATCAGGATCTGGTCGTGGAAGATCAAACAGCAGTAATTCAGGAAGCGGTTCAAGAGGAGGAAACTCAAATTCTGGACGTGGATCAAACAGCGGTAACTCTGGAAGCAGTTCAAGAGGCGGAAATTCTGGTAATTCCGGAAGAGGCGGAAGCTCCGGTTCAGGAAGACAGGGATTTGCTTCTATGAGTAAAGAAGAAAGAACAAGAATCGCAAGAATGGGAGGTCAGGCTTCTCACGGTGGCGGAAGAGGTTCAAATTCAGGCTCAGGAAGATCAGGTTTCGGAGGAAGAAGAAATTCATAA
- a CDS encoding DUF1826 domain-containing protein translates to MHNTSSDNHQVGVVSSFSELVDTSFHGAMNAICWSRKLNGDFAEIVYKLQLKENITEVSIEDLLALELSENGILAREIILNDLKLLSDFGASPSLNLLKNYEQDEEFDFISTDVYSFHVDRSPVGTDTFLCTYYGAASDIIPTDEVKQKILIPEIRAKLKQLHDGPEEDFENFLKENFFDLHYEARPDANPTNLGIGHLWRLAVDYPSQKVLPCVHRAPVENDGEYRLLLIC, encoded by the coding sequence ATGCACAATACATCTTCCGATAACCATCAAGTTGGAGTAGTTTCTTCTTTTTCCGAACTTGTAGATACAAGCTTTCATGGAGCTATGAACGCAATCTGTTGGAGCAGAAAATTGAATGGTGATTTTGCAGAAATTGTTTATAAGCTGCAATTAAAAGAAAACATTACAGAAGTTTCTATCGAAGATCTTTTGGCTTTAGAATTATCAGAAAATGGTATTTTAGCAAGAGAAATTATCTTAAATGATCTAAAATTATTAAGTGATTTTGGAGCATCGCCTTCACTCAATTTACTCAAAAATTACGAACAAGATGAGGAGTTCGATTTCATTTCGACAGATGTATATTCTTTTCATGTAGATCGCTCGCCAGTTGGTACCGATACTTTTCTATGTACGTATTATGGTGCAGCAAGCGATATTATACCTACTGATGAGGTTAAACAAAAAATATTAATTCCGGAAATCAGAGCAAAGCTTAAACAATTGCACGACGGTCCGGAAGAAGACTTTGAAAACTTTCTAAAAGAAAACTTTTTCGACCTTCATTATGAGGCCAGACCTGATGCAAATCCAACAAATTTAGGCATAGGACATCTTTGGCGTTTGGCGGTAGATTATCCTTCGCAAAAAGTTTTGCCTTGTGTTCATCGAGCTCCTGTGGAAAATGATGGGGAATATCGGTTACTTTTGATTTGTTGA
- a CDS encoding LTA synthase family protein: MFSKKLSNLTGKAFNSRFSAFFSILSLYILLSFLIRLVFFLWSSKDVDFNFVYILRIFFTGFLYDFISGSLFLFLYLLYLLIFPKKWIGSLFDKAFTYFYLAVILLVIYFSLLAEIPFWDEFEVRFNFIAVDYLIYTYEVVENINQSYPLPLLIAILFGLVALTFFLLTKFKIFRKTFSDHIELKKRAFFVSPVLVLTIVLGFFMKNKYADFSNNLVDNELGKNGAFSFIAAFRSNELDYETFYPKISDKKAYSILKQNLLQENQSYSSAKFDDISRLTKGNGEQKPNIVVIAIESFSAEFLSTFGNKDHLTPNYDQLAKESIFFTNLYATGTRTVRGMEALTLCVPPTPGNSIVRRPNNQNLFSVATILKDKKYQPYFIYGGDGYFDNMNNFFGGQGFTIVDRNRGNPLSESIKTERFQIKDDEVSFENAWGICDGDLYKQAIKYADKESNSNKPFFEFLMTTSNHKPYTFPKGKIDLPQGDRNAAVKYTDYALGKFISDAKKKPWFKNTVFVVVADHCASSAGKWEINIGKHHIPAIIYNLKQKPEEINRLTSQIDLMPSLFGYLNWSYDTSWYGKDINKTKIGEERAFIGNYRTLGLLRNDLFTQIDDRKRVKQFTVSRTDKSLQEVNFKNKDLVSETISYYQTASERFKNGKMKTK, from the coding sequence ATGTTCTCAAAAAAACTTTCAAACCTTACAGGAAAGGCATTTAACAGTAGATTTTCTGCATTTTTCAGTATTCTAAGTTTATATATTTTATTGTCGTTTTTAATACGATTAGTATTTTTTTTATGGTCATCAAAAGATGTAGATTTTAATTTTGTTTATATTCTGAGAATATTTTTCACAGGTTTTCTTTATGATTTTATTTCGGGGTCATTATTCTTATTTCTTTACCTTCTTTACCTTTTGATTTTTCCAAAAAAATGGATAGGCTCTTTATTTGACAAAGCTTTTACTTATTTTTATTTAGCGGTTATTCTCTTGGTCATTTATTTCAGTCTTCTTGCGGAAATTCCGTTTTGGGACGAGTTTGAAGTTAGATTTAATTTTATTGCAGTTGATTATTTAATTTACACTTACGAAGTTGTAGAAAACATCAATCAGTCTTATCCGTTACCTTTGCTTATCGCCATATTGTTCGGGTTGGTCGCTTTGACGTTTTTTCTTCTGACAAAATTCAAAATATTCAGAAAGACCTTTTCAGATCATATAGAATTAAAAAAACGAGCATTTTTTGTGAGTCCTGTCTTGGTTTTGACAATTGTTTTGGGATTTTTCATGAAAAACAAATATGCAGATTTCAGTAATAATCTTGTAGACAATGAACTTGGAAAAAACGGTGCATTTTCATTTATAGCAGCTTTCAGATCAAATGAACTGGATTATGAAACCTTTTATCCTAAAATTTCAGATAAAAAAGCATATTCAATTTTAAAGCAGAATCTTTTACAGGAAAATCAAAGCTATTCCTCAGCGAAATTTGATGATATTTCGAGACTTACAAAAGGTAATGGAGAGCAAAAACCAAATATCGTAGTAATCGCTATTGAAAGCTTTAGCGCAGAATTTCTAAGTACATTCGGGAATAAAGATCATCTTACTCCCAATTACGATCAATTGGCAAAAGAAAGTATTTTCTTTACCAATCTTTATGCAACAGGAACCAGAACCGTGCGTGGTATGGAGGCTCTCACTTTGTGCGTTCCGCCAACTCCGGGAAACAGTATCGTAAGACGACCGAATAACCAGAATTTGTTTTCTGTAGCAACCATTTTAAAAGATAAAAAATATCAGCCTTACTTCATTTATGGTGGTGACGGTTATTTTGATAATATGAATAATTTTTTCGGCGGACAAGGATTTACGATTGTAGACAGAAATCGAGGAAATCCTTTATCGGAGAGTATAAAGACCGAACGTTTTCAGATAAAAGATGACGAAGTGAGTTTTGAAAATGCATGGGGAATTTGTGATGGAGATCTATACAAGCAGGCAATAAAATATGCAGATAAAGAAAGTAATTCAAATAAACCGTTTTTTGAGTTTCTAATGACTACCTCTAATCATAAACCCTATACATTTCCAAAAGGAAAAATTGATCTTCCGCAAGGTGACAGAAACGCAGCGGTAAAATATACAGATTATGCATTAGGAAAATTCATCAGCGATGCAAAGAAAAAACCTTGGTTTAAAAATACAGTCTTTGTAGTGGTTGCAGATCATTGTGCAAGCAGCGCAGGAAAATGGGAAATAAATATTGGGAAACATCATATTCCTGCGATTATCTATAATCTTAAACAAAAACCTGAGGAAATCAATAGACTTACTTCTCAGATTGATCTTATGCCTTCGCTGTTCGGGTATCTGAATTGGTCATACGATACCAGTTGGTACGGAAAAGACATTAATAAAACCAAAATAGGAGAGGAGAGGGCTTTTATAGGGAATTACCGCACTCTGGGCTTACTTCGGAATGATCTTTTTACTCAAATTGACGACAGAAAAAGAGTAAAGCAGTTTACCGTTTCCCGAACCGACAAATCATTGCAGGAAGTTAACTTTAAAAATAAAGATCTTGTTTCTGAAACAATCTCTTATTATCAAACTGCAAGCGAAAGGTTTAAAAATGGTAAAATGAAAACGAAATAA
- a CDS encoding sensor histidine kinase, producing the protein MKPLLSKTTKPFIIYVLVILLMSIPVYYFIVDTIWQNELDEHNKTIAEKTAYEFNHLKLSNEMLHESIKLWNSIQPETNIENIKAEVPQNDEYFTVEKAETFAAEPEIERYRCLKKVVYINNKPFLFTVQTNIEESRETIAAIALNTAFFFAIIVVGLLFLNRRLSVVVWNPFRNTLEKLKNFNLNHQSKIEFEKTDTTEFEELHQSLSKLIEHSISVYKTQKEFTENASHELQTPLAIIKHKLDILLQNEDLTSKQYEIVEDINKALTRSSRINKNLLLLAKIENSQFDISENILFNKVIEQSCEMLEEHFHQKNIKVHSSLEMEVFVNGNMSLTEVLINNLIVNAIRHTTQNGIIDMKLVDSSFQITNSGTEKLNEDFLFKRFSRLSADSTGSGLGLAIIYEICKFQNWEIIYTFENDQHIFTVNF; encoded by the coding sequence ATGAAACCGCTTTTAAGTAAAACCACCAAACCGTTTATTATCTATGTACTCGTAATTTTATTAATGAGTATTCCTGTTTATTATTTTATTGTAGATACGATTTGGCAGAATGAGCTTGATGAGCATAACAAAACTATTGCAGAAAAAACAGCTTATGAATTTAATCACCTGAAGCTTTCTAATGAAATGTTGCACGAAAGTATTAAACTTTGGAACAGCATTCAGCCGGAGACAAATATTGAAAACATAAAAGCAGAAGTTCCGCAAAATGACGAATATTTTACCGTAGAAAAAGCCGAAACTTTTGCTGCCGAACCTGAAATAGAACGATATCGTTGTCTGAAAAAAGTAGTTTACATCAACAACAAACCCTTTCTTTTTACGGTACAGACCAATATCGAAGAATCTCGTGAAACTATTGCTGCTATTGCGCTCAATACGGCATTTTTCTTTGCAATTATTGTTGTGGGACTTCTTTTTCTCAACAGAAGACTGTCGGTAGTGGTTTGGAATCCGTTCAGAAATACATTAGAAAAACTAAAAAACTTCAACCTGAACCATCAAAGTAAAATAGAATTTGAAAAAACCGATACTACAGAGTTTGAGGAGCTTCACCAGTCACTATCTAAATTAATAGAACACAGTATCTCGGTCTATAAAACTCAAAAGGAATTTACTGAAAATGCTTCTCACGAATTGCAGACTCCTTTGGCAATTATTAAGCATAAATTGGATATTCTTCTTCAGAATGAAGATTTAACTTCAAAACAATATGAAATTGTAGAAGATATCAACAAGGCTTTGACCAGAAGTTCCAGAATCAATAAAAATCTTTTGCTGCTTGCCAAAATTGAAAACAGTCAGTTTGATATATCTGAAAATATTTTGTTTAATAAGGTAATTGAGCAAAGCTGTGAAATGCTGGAAGAGCATTTTCATCAAAAAAATATTAAAGTACATTCTTCTCTTGAAATGGAAGTTTTTGTAAATGGAAACATGAGTTTAACGGAAGTTTTGATCAATAATTTAATAGTTAATGCAATACGGCATACTACACAAAATGGAATTATTGATATGAAATTGGTAGACTCTTCTTTTCAAATTACAAATTCAGGAACGGAAAAGCTTAATGAAGATTTTTTGTTTAAAAGATTCTCCAGACTTTCTGCTGACAGTACCGGAAGCGGTTTAGGGCTTGCCATTATCTATGAAATCTGCAAATTTCAGAATTGGGAAATTATTTACACATTTGAAAATGATCAACATATTTTTACAGTGAATTTTTAA
- a CDS encoding SDR family NAD(P)-dependent oxidoreductase: protein MDQNNKYALITGASSGIGYELAKLFAKEGYNLVIVGRNQDILKQKANEFKSFGINVIPLAKNLFHTEEVYSLYADLKQSKISPEILVNDAGQGLYGKFQDTEIHREIDMVNLNIASVLILTKLFLKDRLPHKSGKILNLASIASKAPGPWHSVYHGTKAFILSWSEAIREELKDTGITVTALLPGPTDTDFFNKAEMNRSKIMEDKENFSTPEEVAEDGFKALMNGDDKIVSGLKNKLTVAMSNISSDSMAAYHMNEMQKPSDEQI from the coding sequence ATGGATCAAAATAACAAATATGCTTTAATTACTGGTGCAAGTAGCGGTATAGGTTACGAATTGGCAAAACTGTTCGCTAAAGAAGGCTACAATCTAGTTATTGTAGGAAGAAATCAGGACATACTTAAACAAAAAGCAAATGAATTTAAAAGTTTCGGAATCAATGTGATTCCGCTGGCAAAAAATTTATTTCATACAGAGGAAGTTTACTCTTTATATGCAGATTTAAAGCAAAGCAAGATTAGTCCGGAAATTCTTGTGAATGATGCCGGACAAGGTTTGTATGGTAAGTTTCAGGATACAGAAATTCATCGTGAGATTGATATGGTAAATTTAAACATTGCCTCAGTTTTGATTTTGACTAAATTATTTCTGAAAGACCGCCTTCCTCATAAATCAGGTAAAATTTTGAATCTGGCATCTATTGCAAGTAAAGCTCCCGGACCGTGGCATTCTGTGTATCACGGTACAAAAGCATTTATCCTTTCATGGTCTGAAGCAATTCGTGAAGAGTTAAAAGATACAGGAATTACCGTTACGGCACTTCTTCCCGGACCAACCGATACCGATTTTTTCAACAAAGCCGAAATGAACCGCAGCAAAATTATGGAGGATAAAGAAAATTTCTCGACCCCTGAAGAAGTTGCAGAAGATGGGTTTAAAGCTTTAATGAATGGAGATGATAAAATTGTTTCAGGTTTAAAAAATAAACTCACTGTTGCGATGTCAAATATTTCATCAGACAGTATGGCTGCCTATCACATGAATGAAATGCAGAAACCATCAGATGAACAAATCTAA